The following proteins are co-located in the Solanum pennellii chromosome 1, SPENNV200 genome:
- the LOC107026123 gene encoding endo-1,4-beta-xylanase 5-like, with product MKRECVVLVLCCLLLISIGFEVHALDYDYSFSAECLKTPLKPQYNGGIVTNPEFNDGLNGWDVQGVAKVENNVSSDGNTFIVASERKGPYHGFSQEFQLDKDKFYVVSGWVQVNHGDDATVAVIFKTQSGFQHAAWANAKSGCWSMFKGGLVVNASALAQLHFETNNTAVDIWIDSISVQPFSQEEWASHQTQTIEKVRKSKVAIQVVDSQGKALPNATISLIQGRANFPFGCAINKNILNNNAYQNWFFSRFKYTVFEDEMKWYSTETSQGKVDYSTSDAMVNLCKRKGVSIRGHNILWDDPKFQPNWVPSLSSQQLSVAAGRRVGSVVAKYRGQVIHWDVMNENLHFNFFESKLGAGASATFYRLAAQFDNKTPLFLNEFNTIEDQRDAASSPANYLSKIRQIRAGGYKGSLGIGLEGHFITPNQAYIRSAIDTLASAKLPIWITELDVQSSPNQAQFLDQIIKEVVGHPAVEGLIIWSAWKPTGCYKMCLTDNNFKNLATGDVVDKIRVSLTHEDLVGTTNAEGYFETSLFHGDYKAIVTHPTMAVSSFHHNLTVMPTTSESSSERVFSYKFTAA from the exons ATGAAACGAGAGTGTGTAGTTCTTGTATTATGTTGTTTGCTGCTCATCTCGATAG GTTTTGAAGTCCATGCGCTAGATTATGACTATAGTTTTTCAGCGGAG TGTTTGAAAACTCCTCTTAAACCTCAATATAATGGAGGGATCGTGACAAATCCAGAATTTAATGATGGATTAAATGGATGGGACGTTCAGGGAGTTGCTAAAGTTGAGAACAATGTTTCAAGCGATGGAAATACATTCATCGTTGCCTCAGAGAGGAAAGGACCGTATCATGGTTTTTCACAAGAGTTTCAATTGGATAAAGACAAGTTCTACGTAGTTTCTG GATGGGTACAAGTGAACCATGGTGATGATGCCACTGTAGCAGTCATTTTCAAGACACAAAGTGGTTTTCAACATGCTGCTTGGGCTAATGCTAAATCTGGTTGTTGGTCTATGTTTAAGGGTGGCTTAGTTGTCAATGCTTCTGCTCTTGCTCAACTCCATTTTGAG ACTAATAATACAGCAGTTGACATATGGATAGACAGTATTTCAGTACAACCATTTAGCCAAGAAGAGTGGGCGTCTCATCAAACTCAAACCATTGAAAAG GTACGCAAAAGCAAAGTGGCAATTCAAGTAGTGGACTCGCAAGGCAAGGCTTTACCTAATGCGACAATCTCTTTGATACAAGGAAGAGCCAATTTCCCATTTGGTTGTGCAATCAACAAAAACATTCTTAACAACAACGCTTACCAAAATTGGTTCTTCTCGAGATTCAAGTACACAGTATTTGAGGATGAAATGAAATGGTACAGTACTGAAACATCTCAAGGCAAAGTAGACTACTCAACTTCTGATGCAATGGTCAATTTATGCAAGAGGAAAGGTGTCAGTATTCGAGGCCATAATATACTTTGGGATGACCCAAAATTTCAGCCAAATTGGGTCCCTTCGCTATCCTCACAACAACTCTCAGTTGCTGCTGGAAGAAGAGTTGGTTCAGTTGTCGCGAAATACAGAGGCCAAGTCATTCATTGGGATGTTATGAATGAAAACCTTCACTTCAATTTCTTTGAGAGTAAACTCGGTGCAGGTGCATCTGCTACCTTTTATCGTTTGGCTGCACAATTTGATAATAAAACACCTCTGTTCTTGAATGAGTTTAATACGATAGAAGATCAACGCGATGCAGCTTCATCACCAGCCAATTATCTTAGTAAGATTAGACAAATAAGAGCAGGAGGGTATAAAGGTTCTCTTGGAATTGGGTTGGAAGGACATTTTATTACTCCTAACCAGGCTTATATTAGGTCCGCAATCGATACACTTGCTTCAGCAAAATTGCCTATTTGGATCACTGAGTTGGACGTCCAAAGCAGTCCAAATCAG GCGCAATTCTTGGATCAAATTATAAAAGAGGTAGTTGGACACCCAGCTGTTGAAGGGTTAATAATTTGGTCAGCATGGAAACCAACTGGATgttataaaatgtgtttgactgataacaacttcaaaaatcTAGCTACTGGAGATGTTGTGGACAAAATTCGCGTGTCATTAACACATGAGGATTTGGTTGGGACTACAAATGCTGAAGGTTATTTCGAGACTTCACTTTTCCATGGAGATTACAAAGCTATTGTTACTCATCCAACAATGGCGGTTTCGTCCTTTCACCACAATTTGACAGTGATGCCAACTACATCTGAAAGTAGCAGTGAAAGAGTGTTCAGTTACAAATTCACGGCTGCTTGA
- the LOC107026132 gene encoding endo-1,4-beta-xylanase 5-like yields the protein MKWYSNENTQGKVDYSTSDAMVNLCKSKGVSIRGQNVLWDDQKFQPNWVPALSPQQLSVAAGKRVASVVRKYKGQLLHWDVMNENLHFKFFESKLGPSASATFYRLASQFDNKTPLFLNDYNTIEVPSDGQSSPANYLSMIKQVRTGGYAGPLGIGLEGHFGAPSIPYIRAGLDTLASAKLLMWITELDVRPEQNQAQVLDQVIKEIVGHPAVQGLIIWSAWKPNGCFRMCLTDNNFKNLPTGDVVDKVRTSLSHEGLIGTTNAEGYFETSLFHGDYKAIVTHPSITDSSFDHNLTVTPMAESDEKLSLSYKFTAA from the exons ATGAAATGGTACAGTAATGAAAATACTCAAGGCAAAGTAGACTACTCAACTTCTGATGCGATGGTCAATTTATGCAAGAGCAAAGGTGTTAGTATCCGAGGCCAAAATGTCCTTTGGGACGaccaaaaatttcagccaaaTTGGGTCCCTGCATTGTCTCCACAACAACTCTCTGTTGCTGCTGGAAAAAGGGTTGCATCCGTTGTTAGGAAATATAAAGGCCAACTTCTTCATTGGGATGTCATGAATGAAAATCTTCACTTCAAATTCTTCGAGAGTAAACTTGGTCCAAGTGCATCTGCTACCTTTTATCGTCTGGCTTCACAATTTGATAACAAAACACCTCTGTTTTTGAACGATTATAATACCATAGAAGTGCCAAGTGACGGACAATCGTCACCAGCTAATTATCTTAGTATGATAAAACAAGTGAGAACAGGAGGGTACGCAGGTCCTCTTGGAATTGGATTAGAAGGACATTTTGGTGCTCCGTCCATACCTTATATCAGGGCCGGACTCGATACACTAGCTTCTGCAAAATTGCTCATGTGGATCACTGAGTTAGATGTTAGACCAGAGCAAAATCAg GCACAAGTGTTAGATCAAGTTATAAAGGAGATAGTTGGACACCCAGCAGTTCAAGGATTAATAATTTGGTCAGCATGGAAACCAAATGGATGTTTCAGAATGTGTTTAACTgataacaatttcaaaaatctaCCCACTGGTGATGTCGTGGACAAAGTTCGTACGAGTTTATCACATGAGGGTTTGATTGGGACTACAAATGCCGAGGGTTATTTCGAGACTTCATTATTTCATGGAGATTATAAAGCCATTGTTACTCATCCTTCCATAACGGATTCGTCCTTTGACCACAATTTGACAGTTACACCCATGGCTGAAAGTGATGAGAAATTATCATTGAGTTACAAATTTACTGCTGCATAA
- the LOC107026140 gene encoding endo-1,4-beta-xylanase 5-like, translating into LESPLKPQYNGGIVVNPEFNDGLTGWTLSGDAKIEHNVANDGNKFIVASKRKGPYHGFSQEFQLEKDKFYVISGWVQVNHGNDANVAVIFKTQSGYQHAAWGIAKSGCWSMFKGGLVVNASGPAQLYLETNNTEIDIWVDSISVQSFSQEEWTSHQTQTIEKVRKSKVAIQVVDSQGKALPNATISLIQGRANFPFGCAINKNILNNNAYQNWFFSRFKYTVFEDEMKWYSNENTRGKVDYSTSDAMVNLCKSKGVSIRGQSVLWDDQKYQPNWVPALSPQQLSVAAGKRVASVVRKYKGQLLHWDVMNENLHFKFFESKLGPSASATFYRLASQFDNKTPLFLNEYNTIEVPNDGQSSPANYLNMIKQLRTGGYAGTLGIGLEGHFGAPSIPYIRAGLDTLASAKLPMWITELDVRPEQNQAKVLDQVIKEIVGHPAVEGLIIWSAWKPKGCFRMCLTDNNFKNLPTGDVVDKARATLSHEGLIGTTNAGGYFETSLFHGDYKAIITHPSMPDSSFHHNLTVTPTAESDEKLLQIYRCFEVHALDYDYSFSAECLKTPLKPQYNGGIVTNPEFNDGLNGWAVFGVAKVEKNVSSDGNKFIVASERKGPYHGFSQEFQLDKDKFYIVSGWVQVNHGDDATVAVIFKTQSGYQHAAWANAKSGCWSMFKGGLVVNASGPAQLYFETNNTAVDIWIDNISVQPFSQEEWTSHQTQTIEKVQN; encoded by the exons TTAGAAAGCCCTCTTAAACCTCAATATAATGGAGGGATAGTGGTAAATCCAGAATTTAATGACGGATTAACTGGATGGACCCTTTCCGGGGATGCTAAAATTGAACACAACGTTGCAAATGATGGAAATAAATTCATCGTCGCCTCAAAGAGAAAGGGACCATATCATGGTTTCTCACAAGAGTTTCAATTGGAAAAAGACAAGTTCTATGTGATTTCTG GATGGGTACAAGTGAATCATGGCAATGATGCCAATGTAGCAGTTATATTCAAGACACAAAGTGGTTATCAACATGCTGCTTGGGGGATTGCTAAATCTGGTTGTTGGTCTATGTTTAAGGGCGGTTTAGTTGTCAATGCATCTGGTCCTGCTCAACTCTATCTtgag ACCAATAATACGGAAATTGACATATGGGTAGACAGTATTTCAGTACAATCATTTAGCCAAGAAGAGTGGACGTCTCATCAAACTCAAACCATTGAAAAG GTACGCAAAAGCAAAGTGGCAATTCAAGTAGTGGACTCGCAAGGCAAGGCTTTACCTAATGCGACAATCTCTTTGATACAAGGAAGAGCCAATTTCCCATTTGGTTGTGCAATCAACAAAAACATTCTTAACAACAATGCTTACCAAAATTGGTTCTTCTCGAGATTCAAGTACACGGTATTTGAGGATGAAATGAAATGGTACAGTAATGAAAATACTCGAGGCAAAGTAGACTACTCAACTTCTGATGCAATGGTCAATTTATGCAAGAGCAAAGGTGTTAGTATCCGAGGCCAAAGTGTTCTTTGGGACGACCAAAAATATCAGCCAAATTGGGTCCCTGCATTGTCTCCACAACAACTCTCTGTTGCTGCTGGAAAAAGGGTTGCATCCGTTGTTAGGAAATATAAAGGCCAACTTCTTCATTGGGATGTCATGAATGAAAATCTTCACTTCAAATTCTTCGAGAGTAAACTTGGTCCAAGCGCATCTGCTACCTTTTATCGTCTGGCTTCACAATTTGATAATAAAACGCCTCTGTTTTTGAACGAATATAATACCATAGAAGTGCCAAATGACGGACAATCATCACCAGCTAATTATCTTAATATGATAAAACAACTGAGAACAGGAGGATACGCAGGTACTCTTGGAATTGGATTAGAAGGACATTTTGGTGCTCCGTCCATACCTTATATCAGGGCCGGACTCGATACACTAGCTTCTGCAAAATTGCCCATGTGGATCACTGAGTTGGATGTTAGACCAGAGCAAAATCAG GCAAAAGTGTTAGATCAAGTTATAAAGGAGATAGTTGGACACCCAGCAGTTGAAGGATTAATAATTTGGTCAGCATGGAAACCAAAAGGATGTTTCAGAATGTGTTTAACTgataacaatttcaaaaatctaCCCACTGGAGATGTTGTGGACAAAGCTCGTGCAACTTTATCACATGAGGGTTTGATTGGGACTACAAATGCCGGGGGTTATTTCGAGACTTCATTATTCCATGGAGATTATAAAGCCATTATTACTCATCCTTCCATGCCGGATTCGTCCTTTCACCATAATTTGACAGTTACGCCCACAGCAGAAAGTGATGAGAAATTATTACAAATTTACCGCT GTTTTGAAGTCCATGCGCTAGATTATGACTATAGTTTTTCAGCGGAG TGTTTGAAAACTCCTCTTAAACCTCAATATAATGGAGGGATCGTGACAAATCCAGAATTCAATGATGGATTAAATGGATGGGCTGTTTTTGGAGTTGCTAAAGTTGAGAAAAATGTTTCAAGCGATGGAAATAAATTCATTGTTGCCTCAGAGAGGAAAGGACCGTATCATGGTTTTTCACAAGAGTTTCAATTGGACAAAGACAAGTTCTACATAGTTTCTg GATGGGTACAAGTGAACCATGGTGATGATGCCACTGTAGCAGTCATTTTCAAGACACAAAGTGGTTATCAACATGCTGCTTGGGCTAATGCTAAATCTGGTTGTTGGTCTATGTTCAAGGGTGGCTTAGTTGTCAATGCTTCTGGTCCTGCTCAACTCTATTTTGAG ACTAATAATACAGCAGTTGACATATGGATAGACAATATTTCAGTACAACCATTTAGCCAAGAAGAGTGGACATCCCATCAAACTCAAACCATTGAAAAGGTACAAAATTga
- the LOC107031357 gene encoding endo-1,4-beta-xylanase 5-like — MKWYANEKIQGKQDYNMADAMLSLVQKHNIQVRGHNIFWNNPLNMPSWTHSLSPAQLATAASRRINSVMNQYLGQLIHWDVVNENVHFSFLENILGKNASAVYYKKANEIDSKAVPFLNDFNTIEHGFDGTSNPAKYLEKIRDLRSHGYNGPLGIGVQGHFVKPNLPYIRSSLDMLASAGLPIWITELDVANTTNQEVYLEEIIREVHAHPGVKGIMIWAPWGPKGCYRMCLTDNNFKNLATGDIVDKIIKEWSHQGFSGTTNENGIIETSLFHGEYQVEINHHEKQTYALMTQKLKVEAQKDETKENSHYTIFV; from the exons atgaaatggtaTGCCAACGAGAAAATCCAGGGCAAACAGGACTACAACATGGCGGATGCCATGCTTAGTCTTGTCCAAAAACATAACATTCAAGTCCGCGGCCACAACATTTTCTGGAACAACCCCCTGAACATGCCCTCGTGGACGCATTCTCTTTCACCAGCACAGCTCGCTACAGCTGCATCGAGAAGGATAAATTCGGTGATGAATCAATACTTAGGCCAACTTATTCACTGGGATGTTGTGAACGAAAACgtccatttttcatttttagagaACATACTGGGGAAAAATGCGTCTGCTGTTTATTACAAGAAGGCTAATGAAATCGATAGCAAGGCAGTTCCATTCTTGAATGATTTCAATACAATTGAACATGGATTTGATGGAACTTCAAATCCAGCAAAGTACTTGGAAAAAATTCGAGATCTTCGATCCCACGGTTATAATGGACCGTTGGGAATTGGAGTGCAGGGGCATTTTGTTAAACCAAATTTACCTTATATAAGATCTTCTCTTGATATGCTTGCTTCAGCTGGATTACCAATTTGGATCACCGAGTTAGATGTTGCAAACACCACCAATCAG GAGGTATATTTGGAAGAAATCATAAGGGAGGTTCATGCACATCCAGGAGTGAAAGGAATAATGATATGGGCACCATGGGGTCCTAAAGGATGTTACAGAATGTGTTTGACTGATAATAATTTCAAGAATTTGGCTACTGGAGATATTGTTGACAAGATTATTAAAGAATGGAGTCATCAAGGTTTTTCTGGTACTACTAATGAAAATGGCATTATTGAAACTTCACTTTTTCATGGAGAATATCAAGTTGAAATCAATCATCATGAAAAACAAACATATGCCTTGATGACTCAGAAACTTAAGGTGGAAGCACAAAAGGATGAAAcaaaggaaaattcacattacACAATTTTTGTTTGA